One stretch of Catellicoccus marimammalium M35/04/3 DNA includes these proteins:
- the tkt gene encoding transketolase has protein sequence MFDKIDELCVNATRVLSVEAIQQAKSGHPGLPLGAAPMAYVLWSRFLNVNPATSRKWINRDRFVLSAGHGSALLYSLLHLSGYDVSIKDLKNFRQLNSKTPGHPEVNHTDGVEATTGPLGQGVAMATGMAMAEAHLAAQYNREGFPIIDHYTYALCGDGDLMEGISQEAISLAGQLKLGKLIFLYDSNDISLDGPLCKANTESAKERFEASNWHYVRVENGNDLEEIAQAIEVAKAETTKPSLIEIKTTIGFGAPNEGTNKVHGAPLGEEGIESLKERLNYPYPEFTVPEEVQRRYYETIGVRGAELEQKWNELFDGYQAHYPDLAKELIAGFKNEVPFDLTEKLPHYSVEDDAKASRVTSQNAIQTLSKEIPSFWGGSADLSASNNTMAKAEEDFEAGNYSGRNIWFGVREFGMAAMMNGIALHGGTKVYGGTFFVFVDYLRPAIRLAALQGCPVTYVLTHDSIAVGEDGPTHEPIEQLASLRAMPNLNVIRPADGNETSAAWEIAVRSENRPTALVLSRQNLPVIAGTEEKAFTEVKKGAYVVSPAQKEEADGIFIATGSEVNLALQAQAMLREEGIDYSVVSMPSMNLFEEQSLEYKESVLPSHITKRISIEMGSTFGWERYVGSNGRMIGIDRFGASGKGNEVLKEFGFTPEEVVAIAKQLEK, from the coding sequence ATGTTTGATAAAATTGATGAATTATGTGTAAATGCGACTCGTGTCTTGAGTGTTGAAGCTATTCAACAGGCAAAATCAGGACATCCAGGCTTACCATTAGGGGCTGCGCCTATGGCTTATGTGTTATGGAGTCGTTTTTTAAATGTTAATCCAGCAACTTCTAGAAAATGGATTAACCGTGACCGCTTTGTTCTATCTGCAGGACATGGGTCTGCGTTATTATATAGTTTATTACATCTATCAGGATATGATGTATCCATTAAAGACTTAAAAAATTTCCGTCAATTAAATAGTAAAACTCCAGGGCATCCAGAAGTAAACCATACGGATGGAGTAGAAGCTACAACTGGACCTTTAGGGCAAGGAGTAGCGATGGCTACAGGGATGGCAATGGCTGAAGCTCATTTAGCTGCCCAATATAACCGTGAAGGGTTCCCAATTATTGATCATTATACTTATGCTTTATGTGGAGATGGAGACTTAATGGAAGGAATCTCACAAGAAGCAATTAGTTTAGCCGGTCAATTAAAATTAGGAAAATTGATTTTCTTATATGATTCAAACGATATTTCCTTAGATGGTCCATTATGTAAAGCAAATACAGAAAGTGCTAAAGAACGTTTTGAAGCAAGTAATTGGCACTATGTTCGTGTAGAAAATGGAAATGATTTAGAAGAAATTGCTCAAGCAATTGAAGTTGCAAAAGCAGAAACAACAAAACCAAGCTTAATTGAAATTAAAACAACTATCGGATTTGGTGCTCCAAACGAAGGAACAAATAAAGTTCATGGTGCTCCTTTAGGGGAAGAAGGAATTGAATCTCTAAAAGAACGTTTAAACTATCCATATCCAGAATTTACTGTACCAGAAGAAGTACAACGTCGTTACTATGAAACGATTGGTGTACGTGGTGCAGAACTAGAACAAAAATGGAATGAATTATTTGATGGTTATCAAGCTCATTATCCAGATTTAGCGAAAGAATTAATTGCTGGATTCAAAAATGAAGTTCCTTTTGATCTAACAGAAAAATTACCACATTATTCTGTGGAAGATGATGCAAAAGCAAGTCGTGTGACAAGTCAAAATGCAATTCAAACATTATCAAAAGAAATTCCAAGTTTCTGGGGAGGAAGTGCTGATTTATCTGCTTCTAATAACACTATGGCAAAAGCAGAAGAAGACTTTGAAGCTGGAAATTATTCGGGTCGCAATATTTGGTTTGGTGTGCGTGAATTTGGTATGGCGGCAATGATGAACGGAATTGCTTTACATGGAGGTACAAAAGTATACGGAGGTACATTCTTCGTCTTTGTAGATTACTTACGTCCAGCAATTCGTTTAGCAGCTTTACAAGGATGCCCAGTAACTTATGTATTAACTCATGATTCTATTGCTGTAGGAGAAGATGGACCTACTCACGAACCAATTGAACAACTAGCAAGTTTACGTGCAATGCCAAACTTAAATGTTATCCGTCCTGCAGATGGAAATGAAACTTCTGCTGCTTGGGAAATTGCAGTTCGTAGTGAAAATCGTCCAACTGCTTTAGTTTTATCACGTCAAAACTTACCGGTAATTGCAGGAACAGAAGAAAAAGCCTTTACTGAAGTGAAAAAAGGAGCTTACGTTGTTTCTCCAGCGCAAAAAGAAGAAGCCGATGGAATCTTTATTGCAACAGGTTCTGAAGTAAACTTAGCCTTACAAGCGCAAGCAATGTTACGTGAAGAAGGAATTGATTATTCTGTTGTTTCTATGCCTTCAATGAATTTATTTGAAGAACAATCTTTAGAATACAAAGAATCTGTTCTTCCTTCTCATATTACAAAACGTATTTCTATTGAAATGGGATCTACTTTTGGTTGGGAACGTTATGTTGGTTCAAATGGTCGTATGATTGGTATTGATCGTTTTGGTGCTAGCGGTAAAGGAAATGAAGTATTAAAAGAATTTGGTTTTACTCCAGAAGAAGTAGTAGCAATTGCAAAACAATTAGAAAAATAA
- a CDS encoding aminopeptidase: MENFEHYLEKYAELIIKTGINVSENHTVIIQIAVDQAPLARLLTKEAYKQGAKEVIVKWKDDAIQKEFLQNAAEECLENIPTYVVDEADSWIERGASRISVVSSAPDALEGVPADRLATWQKATNTALFNSRKATQSNQVSWTVVAAAGKEWAAAVFPDLPEEKQVDALWNEIFKDTRIYDEDPIAAWEAHDNKLASKANELNEIQYDALHYTAPGTDLTIGLPKDHVWKGAGSFNSRGEEFMANMPTEEVFTAPDFRRVDGYVTSTKPLSYAGNLIEDFTITFENGRIVDVKAKKGEEVLKHLIDTDEGSHYLGEVALVPDPSPISQSNIIFFNTLFDENASNHLAIGAAYAFNVEGGTEMSEEELKEAGLNRSATHVDFMIGSDKMNIDGIRKDGTCDPIFRNGDWA, encoded by the coding sequence ATGGAAAACTTTGAACATTATTTAGAAAAATATGCTGAATTAATTATTAAAACTGGAATCAATGTCAGTGAAAATCACACTGTTATTATTCAAATCGCTGTAGACCAAGCTCCATTAGCTCGTTTATTAACAAAAGAAGCGTATAAACAAGGAGCAAAAGAAGTAATCGTCAAATGGAAAGACGATGCCATCCAAAAAGAATTTTTACAAAATGCAGCCGAAGAATGCTTAGAAAATATTCCAACTTATGTTGTCGATGAAGCAGATAGTTGGATTGAACGTGGTGCAAGCCGTATTTCTGTTGTTTCTTCAGCTCCTGATGCATTAGAAGGAGTTCCTGCTGATCGCTTAGCAACATGGCAAAAAGCAACAAATACAGCATTATTCAATTCTCGCAAAGCAACTCAATCCAATCAAGTTTCTTGGACTGTCGTTGCTGCAGCTGGTAAAGAATGGGCTGCGGCTGTTTTCCCAGATCTTCCTGAAGAAAAACAAGTTGATGCTTTATGGAATGAAATCTTTAAAGATACTCGTATTTATGATGAAGATCCAATTGCTGCTTGGGAAGCACATGACAATAAATTAGCAAGTAAAGCCAATGAATTAAATGAAATTCAATACGACGCTTTACACTACACTGCTCCAGGAACAGACCTAACAATTGGTTTACCAAAAGACCATGTTTGGAAAGGTGCAGGTAGCTTTAATAGTCGTGGTGAAGAATTTATGGCTAATATGCCAACAGAAGAAGTCTTCACTGCTCCTGATTTCCGTCGTGTTGATGGTTATGTCACAAGTACAAAACCATTAAGTTATGCTGGTAACTTAATTGAAGACTTTACAATCACATTTGAAAATGGTCGTATTGTAGATGTTAAAGCGAAAAAAGGAGAAGAAGTATTGAAACATCTTATCGATACAGATGAAGGTTCACATTACTTAGGTGAAGTGGCTTTAGTACCTGATCCATCTCCTATTTCTCAATCAAACATCATCTTCTTCAATACTTTATTTGACGAAAATGCATCTAACCACTTAGCCATTGGTGCAGCTTATGCCTTTAACGTTGAAGGTGGTACAGAAATGTCTGAAGAAGAATTAAAAGAAGCTGGATTAAATCGTAGTGCTACTCACGTAGACTTTATGATTGGCTCTGACAAAATGAATATTGATGGAATTCGCAAAGATGGAACTTGTGATCCTATCTTCCGTAATGGAGATTGGGCATAA
- a CDS encoding TetR/AcrR family transcriptional regulator, with product MARKKVILREQILDAAYHIVKTSGFHRLTARHIANDMHCSTQPIYLEFANMVDLKQQVYYRIEKEMMGWMIRKEPYDSDPLISLCFGYIEFANVETGLYKTISVDQCEIKPLFQDFIRTTFLSAMTEDEKYATLPREKKEAILSQLWLLTTGIASATASHLVDLDKETCRELLENQIQFLLEKDSLKDVFD from the coding sequence ATGGCGAGAAAAAAAGTAATATTGCGTGAACAAATTTTAGATGCGGCGTATCACATTGTGAAAACAAGTGGCTTCCATCGTTTGACAGCAAGACATATCGCAAATGATATGCATTGTTCTACTCAGCCTATTTATTTGGAATTTGCCAATATGGTTGATTTAAAACAACAAGTGTACTATCGAATTGAAAAAGAAATGATGGGATGGATGATTCGTAAAGAACCTTATGATTCAGATCCATTAATTTCTCTTTGCTTTGGTTATATCGAGTTTGCCAATGTAGAAACAGGATTGTACAAAACGATATCTGTAGATCAATGCGAAATTAAACCTTTATTCCAAGATTTTATTCGTACGACATTTTTAAGCGCGATGACAGAGGACGAAAAATATGCGACTCTACCACGTGAAAAGAAAGAAGCAATTTTATCTCAATTATGGTTGTTAACAACAGGGATTGCTTCAGCTACAGCTAGTCATTTAGTAGATTTAGATAAAGAAACGTGTCGCGAATTATTGGAAAACCAAATTCAATTTTTATTAGAAAAAGATTCCTTAAAAGACGTGTTTGACTAA
- a CDS encoding flavodoxin: MEFNPSAKIVFASLTGNTEEIAEVICDALTDLNVDVTMANCDEAEACDFQDVDICVVATYTYGDGDLPDEIVDFYEDLADEDLDGKVYGVAGSGDTTYDHFCKSVEDFDAQFASTGATKGAENVKVELEPEAEDIQHLEAFAKSLVEKAQELHEA, translated from the coding sequence ATGGAATTTAATCCATCAGCAAAAATTGTATTTGCAAGTTTAACTGGAAATACAGAAGAAATTGCCGAAGTAATCTGTGATGCTTTAACAGATTTAAACGTAGATGTCACAATGGCTAACTGTGACGAAGCTGAAGCTTGCGACTTCCAAGATGTCGATATTTGTGTAGTTGCTACTTATACTTATGGAGATGGAGACTTACCTGATGAAATCGTTGATTTCTATGAAGATTTAGCCGATGAAGATTTAGATGGTAAAGTCTATGGTGTAGCAGGCTCAGGAGATACTACTTATGATCATTTCTGTAAATCTGTCGAAGATTTCGATGCTCAATTTGCTAGCACAGGAGCAACAAAAGGAGCAGAAAACGTCAAAGTAGAATTAGAACCTGAAGCAGAAGATATTCAACACTTAGAAGCTTTTGCTAAAAGTTTAGTAGAAAAAGCTCAAGAATTACATGAAGCATAA
- the map gene encoding type I methionyl aminopeptidase has product MITLKSPREIDLMDKSGDLLASVHEHLRDFIKPGITGWDIENFVRDYIESHGGIPAQIGFEGYKYATCISINDEICHGFPTDYVLKDGDLVKVDMCVELDGAMSDSCWAYLVGEGDAKTKELMDVTKEALYLGIQEAQVGNRIGDIGHAIQSYVESKGYSVVREFVGHGIGPTIHEEPMIPHYGLPHHGLRLKEGMVITIEPMVNAGDWPATVDDNGWTARTIDGSLSCQYEHTLAITKEGPRILTKQKPGE; this is encoded by the coding sequence ATGATTACATTAAAATCCCCACGAGAAATTGATTTAATGGATAAATCTGGTGATTTATTAGCAAGCGTACATGAACACTTACGCGATTTTATTAAACCAGGAATTACAGGTTGGGATATTGAGAACTTTGTTCGTGATTATATCGAAAGTCATGGCGGAATTCCTGCTCAAATCGGATTTGAGGGATATAAATATGCAACTTGTATTTCGATTAATGATGAAATTTGTCATGGTTTTCCTACAGATTATGTTTTAAAAGATGGAGACTTAGTAAAAGTAGACATGTGCGTTGAATTAGATGGTGCAATGTCTGATTCTTGCTGGGCTTACCTAGTAGGAGAAGGTGACGCGAAAACAAAAGAATTAATGGATGTAACAAAAGAAGCGTTATATTTAGGAATTCAAGAAGCTCAAGTAGGAAATCGTATTGGGGATATTGGACATGCGATTCAAAGTTATGTTGAAAGTAAAGGATATAGTGTCGTTCGTGAATTTGTTGGTCATGGTATCGGGCCTACAATTCATGAAGAACCAATGATTCCACATTATGGATTACCTCATCATGGGCTACGCTTAAAAGAAGGTATGGTAATTACTATTGAACCAATGGTAAATGCAGGAGATTGGCCAGCAACTGTAGATGATAATGGTTGGACAGCTCGTACAATTGATGGAAGTTTAAGCTGTCAATACGAACATACATTAGCAATTACAAAAGAAGGTCCACGCATTTTAACAAAACAAAAACCAGGAGAATAA
- a CDS encoding YihY/virulence factor BrkB family protein, translated as MKKEWLRWKEKGEQWIEQHPKWLQFFLVVRQRIKDAEVGNSSCVVAYYFLLSMFPLIIMLGSAISFMHLDPTEILPYIQELFPGSIYHLLENTIVRLLTVQNKGGIFTVAAIVTFWAASKSVNGLQRAMNKAYGVEERKNFIISRLFSFVFIVFLFFVVLFLIAIFSLGTQLLDYVHQYIHFDERIIYWFTTIKWPVTIVMMFLIMIVVYRLVPNARITFHQVWRGALFSTIGWVILAQLFGRFAHHLLAKYSSYGVIGTMMVIILWLKLAAIVIVFGGIINAVSTEIKYKTITEGNDSLDHLLKQWKQRNKQNRQKKEEAH; from the coding sequence TTGAAAAAGGAATGGCTACGCTGGAAAGAAAAAGGAGAACAATGGATTGAACAACATCCAAAATGGCTACAATTCTTCTTGGTGGTACGTCAAAGAATTAAAGACGCAGAAGTAGGAAATTCTTCTTGTGTTGTGGCGTATTATTTTCTTTTATCCATGTTTCCACTGATTATTATGTTGGGAAGTGCAATTAGTTTTATGCATTTAGATCCCACAGAAATTTTGCCTTATATTCAAGAGCTATTCCCAGGTAGTATTTATCACCTGTTAGAGAATACTATTGTTCGTTTACTAACTGTGCAAAATAAAGGTGGGATTTTTACAGTAGCTGCGATTGTGACATTTTGGGCCGCAAGTAAAAGTGTAAATGGATTACAACGAGCAATGAATAAAGCGTATGGGGTAGAAGAACGAAAAAATTTTATTATTTCTCGTCTTTTTTCCTTCGTCTTTATCGTTTTCCTTTTCTTCGTTGTTTTATTTTTAATTGCGATTTTTTCTTTAGGAACTCAATTACTCGACTATGTCCATCAATATATTCATTTTGATGAACGAATTATCTACTGGTTTACAACGATTAAATGGCCAGTAACGATCGTGATGATGTTTTTAATTATGATTGTCGTCTATCGTTTAGTTCCGAACGCACGTATTACTTTTCATCAAGTATGGCGTGGTGCTTTATTTTCAACGATTGGCTGGGTAATTTTAGCTCAATTATTTGGGCGTTTTGCTCATCATCTGTTAGCAAAATATAGTAGCTATGGTGTGATTGGGACGATGATGGTTATCATTCTTTGGTTAAAATTAGCGGCAATTGTTATTGTCTTTGGAGGTATCATCAATGCGGTATCTACGGAGATAAAATATAAAACTATCACAGAAGGTAATGATTCTTTAGATCATTTATTAAAGCAATGGAAACAACGAAATAAGCAAAATAGACAAAAAAAAGAAGAAGCTCACTAG
- a CDS encoding glycosyltransferase family 4 protein, producing the protein MISLATFIRLLLTCAFVFILTPLVRQLAFLIGAVDKPNQRRINKIPMPSMGGLAIYIGFVVAGYTLFRSVLPQPVFTHIVIASGIIVITGIIDDIFELTPKWKLLGIILAALYLFFFAQIRMSRIKVFGFDEFILPWWLNLIFTIVWVVVITNSVNLIDGLDGLASGVSLISLITMGIVALFHFQGYLSFIATCIFMLVAAILGFLPYNFFPAKIYLGDTGALFLGFMISLFSLMGLKNATFIMLLTPIIILGVPMVDTFFAVIRRKVHRKPISSADKMHLHHRLLAMGFTHRGAVLTIYGLAILFSMVALIYNYISFWGVIVLSIALFFCIELFVEMIGLIGDKYTPLLHTLKFIGNRAYRLQVINNWKEKQAKKKNKKWKRREKRRS; encoded by the coding sequence ATGATATCATTAGCAACATTTATCCGATTATTATTAACTTGTGCCTTCGTCTTTATTTTAACCCCTCTTGTGAGACAATTAGCATTCTTAATTGGTGCTGTAGATAAACCTAATCAGCGTCGGATTAACAAAATTCCGATGCCTTCAATGGGTGGATTAGCTATTTATATTGGCTTTGTGGTTGCTGGTTATACGCTTTTTCGTTCTGTCTTGCCGCAACCAGTATTTACTCATATTGTAATCGCAAGTGGAATTATTGTAATTACGGGAATTATCGATGATATTTTTGAATTAACACCAAAATGGAAACTGTTAGGAATCATTCTTGCTGCACTATATCTGTTCTTTTTTGCTCAAATTCGAATGAGTCGAATTAAAGTTTTTGGCTTTGACGAATTTATTTTACCTTGGTGGTTAAATTTAATTTTTACTATTGTTTGGGTAGTAGTAATCACCAATAGTGTCAACTTAATTGATGGATTAGATGGATTAGCAAGTGGAGTTTCTTTAATTAGTTTAATTACCATGGGGATTGTAGCATTATTCCACTTCCAAGGATATTTGAGTTTTATTGCTACTTGTATTTTTATGCTTGTCGCAGCGATTCTTGGATTTTTACCTTATAATTTTTTCCCAGCTAAAATTTATCTTGGAGATACTGGAGCCCTCTTCTTAGGCTTTATGATTTCGTTATTCTCCTTGATGGGATTAAAAAATGCTACTTTTATTATGTTATTAACACCAATCATTATTTTAGGTGTTCCTATGGTGGATACTTTTTTTGCGGTAATTCGTAGGAAAGTTCATCGAAAACCAATTTCTTCTGCAGATAAAATGCATCTACACCATCGTTTACTTGCTATGGGATTTACCCATCGTGGTGCAGTGTTAACCATTTATGGATTAGCAATTTTATTTTCAATGGTCGCCTTGATTTATAATTATATCAGTTTCTGGGGTGTCATCGTTTTAAGTATTGCTCTTTTCTTCTGTATTGAATTATTTGTAGAAATGATTGGCTTAATTGGAGATAAGTATACTCCACTATTACATACGTTAAAATTTATTGGAAATCGTGCTTATCGCTTACAAGTAATCAATAATTGGAAAGAAAAACAAGCCAAGAAAAAGAATAAAAAGTGGAAACGAAGAGAAAAAAGAAGAAGCTAG
- a CDS encoding CobW family GTP-binding protein, translating to MEKIKISILCGFLGSGKTTLLKQLLTHTTAKHPIVLMNEFGEVSIDHFLLPTTVTVQEINNGCVCCSSKDEFCQQLEQIAKTKKWDHVYIECSGNALPFEIIDLLSDPQYVPYFTLETVYGVLDAPYFLTIKKENEEQYQFMLQQIAYATRLLITKSEQLSADDLLTLSEELGFLGFSQKEIAYDFSELEKKQEKELPAENLFYQSHSHLHLQSFVYHFQHPIDQNAFVSLIEAISPSLLRMKGFIYFTQQPEQCYVLQSVHGNLWLEPYVEDAPANIVFIGQNLPVEKLKEQCNFLENRW from the coding sequence ATGGAAAAAATAAAAATTTCTATTTTATGTGGCTTTTTAGGTAGTGGAAAAACAACATTATTAAAACAACTATTAACACATACTACAGCAAAACATCCTATAGTTTTAATGAACGAATTTGGTGAAGTATCCATTGATCATTTTTTACTTCCAACAACAGTAACCGTCCAAGAAATCAACAATGGTTGTGTTTGTTGTTCAAGCAAAGATGAGTTTTGCCAACAATTAGAACAAATTGCTAAAACCAAAAAATGGGATCACGTTTATATTGAATGTTCTGGAAATGCATTACCTTTTGAAATCATTGATTTACTATCTGATCCACAATATGTCCCTTATTTTACTTTAGAAACCGTTTATGGAGTCTTGGATGCTCCTTACTTTTTAACAATAAAAAAAGAAAATGAAGAGCAGTACCAATTTATGTTACAACAAATTGCTTATGCTACTCGCTTATTGATAACTAAAAGTGAGCAACTCTCTGCAGATGATTTATTAACTCTTTCTGAAGAATTAGGTTTTTTAGGTTTTTCACAAAAAGAAATTGCTTACGATTTCTCAGAATTAGAAAAAAAGCAAGAAAAAGAATTACCTGCTGAAAATCTTTTCTATCAAAGTCATTCACATTTACATTTGCAAAGTTTTGTTTATCATTTTCAACATCCAATAGATCAAAATGCTTTTGTATCTTTAATAGAAGCAATCTCTCCTTCTCTTCTTCGGATGAAAGGATTTATCTACTTTACCCAACAACCAGAGCAATGTTATGTGTTACAAAGTGTCCATGGAAATCTTTGGCTTGAACCTTATGTTGAAGATGCTCCAGCGAATATTGTTTTTATTGGGCAAAATCTACCCGTCGAAAAATTAAAAGAACAGTGTAATTTTTTAGAAAACCGTTGGTAA
- a CDS encoding YjjG family noncanonical pyrimidine nucleotidase, with the protein MEYTHLLFDIDDTILNFQTNEQQALRRLFYLYGIPYTEEKITQYQRENHALWQQYEQGMIDRSVIFEQRFTRFFALIGVDACGKEADYMYRLFLDEGHDLLPQAKEVLQTLKERGYHLLAATNGVKHTQYRRLREAGVLSYFERLYISEELGVQKPDVAFFRYILEQEKITEKEALMIGDTPSSDIAGGRAANIDTVFFDWKNPEAKVESTYRIHQLKDLETLLK; encoded by the coding sequence GTGGAATATACTCATTTATTATTTGATATTGATGATACGATTTTGAATTTTCAAACAAATGAGCAACAAGCTTTACGCCGTTTGTTTTATCTATATGGAATTCCCTATACAGAAGAAAAAATTACGCAATATCAAAGAGAGAACCATGCCTTATGGCAACAATATGAACAAGGAATGATTGATCGCTCTGTCATTTTCGAGCAACGTTTTACTCGCTTTTTTGCATTAATTGGTGTGGATGCTTGTGGAAAGGAAGCGGATTATATGTACCGTCTATTTTTAGATGAAGGGCATGATTTATTACCACAAGCAAAAGAAGTATTACAAACATTAAAAGAACGTGGGTATCATTTGTTAGCAGCTACAAATGGCGTGAAACACACACAATATCGTCGTTTAAGAGAAGCTGGAGTATTATCCTATTTTGAACGTTTATATATTTCAGAGGAATTAGGGGTGCAAAAGCCAGATGTAGCGTTTTTCCGTTATATCTTAGAGCAAGAAAAAATTACAGAAAAAGAAGCATTAATGATTGGTGATACGCCAAGCTCTGATATTGCTGGTGGAAGAGCAGCGAATATCGATACAGTTTTCTTTGATTGGAAAAATCCAGAAGCAAAGGTAGAAAGTACTTATCGAATTCATCAATTAAAAGATTTGGAAACATTATTGAAATAA
- a CDS encoding PepSY domain-containing protein yields MKKNWLALGTSALLLFTLAGCGNSDQKDTSDNSNNAKEEEKADQKEQDKELKEDKEKEKKDEDDGGALETKKFDVSMEQAVKDFQKNNPKAKLVEVSLSHSDVDDYHYRVYGVEGKDVYREKVNANTGRADNTFHMPMLTKDQNELPKETFTLDGVKSPKEAIKAAMTALIDKEGLKKDAKDVHVAEWELVKENGTVVYKMRIRHILREYHVTLDAQNLNVISTEKDLY; encoded by the coding sequence ATGAAAAAGAATTGGTTAGCTCTAGGAACAAGTGCATTATTATTATTTACTTTAGCTGGTTGTGGTAACAGCGATCAAAAAGATACAAGTGATAACAGTAATAACGCAAAAGAAGAAGAAAAAGCAGATCAAAAAGAACAAGACAAAGAATTAAAAGAAGATAAAGAAAAAGAGAAAAAAGATGAAGATGATGGTGGTGCTTTAGAAACTAAGAAATTTGACGTTTCTATGGAACAAGCAGTAAAAGATTTCCAAAAGAACAATCCTAAAGCAAAATTAGTAGAAGTAAGCTTAAGCCATTCTGACGTGGATGATTATCATTATCGTGTTTATGGTGTAGAAGGTAAAGACGTTTATCGTGAAAAAGTAAATGCGAATACAGGTCGTGCAGATAATACTTTCCATATGCCAATGTTAACAAAAGACCAAAATGAATTACCTAAAGAAACATTTACTTTAGATGGAGTAAAATCTCCTAAAGAAGCTATCAAAGCTGCAATGACTGCTTTAATCGATAAAGAAGGCTTGAAGAAAGACGCAAAAGATGTCCATGTAGCAGAATGGGAATTAGTAAAAGAAAATGGTACTGTTGTTTATAAAATGCGTATCCGTCATATTTTACGTGAATACCATGTTACTTTAGACGCTCAAAACTTAAACGTAATTTCTACAGAAAAAGATTTATACTAA